Proteins encoded by one window of Phytohabitans houttuyneae:
- a CDS encoding helix-turn-helix transcriptional regulator — protein MYEERPSRLPGAYVWRRTAVGEPRAGRVLPDGCMDLLWWRGDLVVAGPDTAAYESRLDTGETIVGLRFAPGTAPAALGVPADELRDSRVRLSALWPGRLAREAAERVAAAPERALEDIAATRLAAAGGPAREVSAVVSLLRAGTPVATVADEVGLSERQLHRRSLSAFGYGPKTLARILRLERALALARSGTPLARVAVESGYADQAHLSRDARALGGAPMGELIRP, from the coding sequence GTGTACGAGGAGCGGCCTTCCCGGCTGCCCGGCGCCTATGTGTGGCGGCGCACCGCCGTCGGTGAGCCGCGCGCCGGGCGCGTGCTGCCGGACGGCTGCATGGACCTGCTGTGGTGGCGCGGCGACCTGGTGGTGGCCGGCCCCGACACCGCGGCCTACGAGTCCCGCCTCGACACCGGCGAGACGATCGTCGGCCTCCGCTTCGCGCCCGGGACGGCACCGGCCGCGCTCGGCGTGCCGGCCGACGAGCTCCGCGACTCGCGCGTGCGGCTGTCCGCGCTGTGGCCCGGCCGCCTGGCACGCGAGGCCGCCGAGCGCGTGGCCGCCGCACCCGAGCGCGCCCTGGAAGACATCGCCGCCACGCGACTGGCGGCCGCCGGCGGCCCCGCCCGCGAGGTCTCGGCGGTCGTGTCACTGCTGCGCGCCGGCACGCCGGTCGCCACGGTCGCGGACGAGGTCGGGCTCAGCGAGCGGCAGCTGCACCGCCGGTCACTGTCCGCGTTCGGCTACGGGCCGAAGACGCTGGCCCGCATCCTCCGGCTGGAGCGGGCGCTCGCGCTGGCCCGGTCCGGCACGCCGCTGGCCAGGGTGGCGGTGGAGTCCGGCTACGCCGACCAGGCCCACCTGTCCCGGGATGCCCGCGCGCTCGGCGGGGCGCCGATGGGCGAGCTCATCCGCCCTTGA
- a CDS encoding MFS transporter has product MTRRLTFLFAVAAGVAVGNLYWAQPLLDFIADDLNASTATAGWLVTATQVGYAAGILLLVPLGDVLDRRRFLPVMMLCAAAALVLCALAPTFAVLLVAITALGVTTVSGQILTPLAGDLAGDGDRGRVVGAVVSGLLTGILASRTVSGLIADVAGWRAVFALAAALSVLFAFLLYRAIPSLPGKARMPYHRLIASVGTVVLRDRTVRWTMALGASGFAALTMFWTALTFLLSGPPFGYPVSVIGLFGLAGIAGALAAQRAGALHDRGWSLPATGAAWGLALGAWVVALFAGRSVVLVIVVVVVLDAAIQAQGILNQTRLFAVSHEARSRLNTAFITGNFAGGALGSAAATVLWSAGGWRAVSAAGVVVSCFALAVWAVGRRGPLRGT; this is encoded by the coding sequence GTGACCCGGCGGCTGACATTCCTGTTCGCGGTGGCCGCCGGCGTGGCGGTCGGCAACCTGTACTGGGCGCAGCCGCTCCTCGACTTCATCGCGGACGACCTGAACGCCTCCACCGCGACCGCCGGCTGGCTGGTCACCGCGACCCAGGTCGGCTACGCCGCGGGCATCCTGTTGCTCGTACCGCTCGGCGACGTGCTCGACCGCCGCCGCTTCTTGCCGGTGATGATGCTGTGCGCCGCGGCCGCGCTGGTGCTGTGCGCGCTCGCGCCCACATTCGCCGTGCTGCTGGTGGCGATCACCGCACTCGGCGTCACCACCGTCTCCGGCCAGATCCTCACCCCGCTCGCCGGGGACCTGGCCGGCGACGGCGACCGCGGCCGGGTGGTGGGCGCGGTCGTCTCGGGGCTGCTGACCGGGATCCTCGCGTCCCGTACCGTCAGCGGTCTCATCGCCGACGTCGCGGGGTGGCGGGCGGTCTTCGCCCTGGCCGCGGCGCTGTCCGTGCTGTTCGCGTTCCTGCTGTACCGGGCGATCCCGTCGCTGCCGGGCAAGGCGCGGATGCCGTACCACCGGCTGATCGCGTCGGTCGGCACGGTGGTGCTGCGCGACCGCACCGTGCGGTGGACGATGGCGCTGGGGGCGAGCGGGTTCGCGGCGCTGACGATGTTCTGGACGGCGCTGACGTTCCTGCTCAGCGGCCCGCCCTTCGGCTACCCGGTCTCCGTCATCGGCCTCTTCGGCCTGGCCGGCATCGCCGGCGCGCTCGCCGCACAGCGCGCCGGCGCCCTGCACGACCGCGGCTGGTCACTGCCGGCGACCGGCGCGGCGTGGGGCCTGGCGCTGGGTGCGTGGGTGGTGGCGCTGTTCGCGGGGCGTTCGGTGGTGCTGGTGATCGTGGTGGTGGTCGTGCTCGACGCCGCCATCCAGGCGCAGGGAATCCTCAACCAGACCCGCCTCTTCGCCGTGTCGCACGAGGCCCGGAGCCGGCTGAACACCGCGTTCATCACCGGCAATTTCGCCGGTGGCGCGCTCGGCTCCGCCGCCGCGACGGTGTTGTGGTCCGCCGGCGGCTGGCGGGCGGTGTCGGCCGCGGGTGTGGTGGTGAGTTGTTTCGCGCTGGCTGTGTGGGCCGTGGGCCGGAGGGGTCCGCTGCGGGGCACGTAG
- a CDS encoding DUF2255 family protein, translating to MSDWKADELTAIEGADELRIAPLRRNGTLREPTTIWVVRDGDDLYVRSFKGAGSHWYRGTRARHQGHIEAGGVGRDVRFVDETDPGVNARIDDAYRGKYQHYGAQYVDPMLAPPARAATLRLEPR from the coding sequence ATGTCCGACTGGAAGGCCGACGAGCTGACCGCGATCGAGGGCGCCGACGAGCTGCGGATCGCGCCGCTGCGGCGGAACGGCACGCTTCGCGAGCCCACCACCATCTGGGTGGTTCGGGACGGTGACGACCTGTATGTCCGGTCGTTCAAGGGCGCGGGGTCGCACTGGTACCGCGGCACCCGCGCCCGCCATCAGGGCCACATCGAGGCGGGGGGCGTCGGGCGCGACGTCAGGTTCGTCGACGAGACCGACCCGGGGGTGAACGCCCGGATCGACGACGCCTACCGCGGGAAGTACCAGCATTACGGGGCGCAGTACGTCGATCCGATGCTCGCGCCGCCGGCCCGCGCTGCCACGCTGCGGCTCGAACCTCGGTAG
- a CDS encoding ferredoxin — translation MSAPNPEGLRLQVDMIKCVGHASCFELLPERVSLDEWGYPIIETDPLPSGLVSHARRAVAACPTLALRVDGKVARKR, via the coding sequence GTGAGCGCCCCCAACCCGGAGGGCCTGCGCCTGCAGGTAGACATGATCAAGTGCGTGGGCCACGCCTCCTGCTTCGAGCTCCTCCCCGAACGCGTCTCCCTGGACGAGTGGGGCTACCCGATCATCGAGACCGACCCCCTGCCGTCAGGCCTTGTCTCCCACGCGAGGCGCGCGGTCGCCGCCTGCCCGACTCTCGCCCTGCGCGTCGACGGCAAGGTCGCCCGCAAGCGCTAG
- a CDS encoding NADH-ubiquinone oxidoreductase-F iron-sulfur binding region domain-containing protein gives MTIMLERGTRQGAPGTLPRLLAGGRRLGEHRATYGQIPLRRFAGEDGRRTLIRAITDAGLRGRGGAGFPTGRKMTSVAAGAKRPVVIANGCESEPASRKDKMLMACAPHLVMDGAVLAAHAVGADRVYLCVERGTSIADRLERELAQRDDPVKWKLVRVPRRYVSSEESALVHLINDGDGRPMAAPPRPYEKGVAGRPTLVDNVETLAHVALIAAYGPGWFREVGTRSDPGSTLVTVGGAVARPNVYEIAPGMRLGEVLDAAGGAVEPIGAVLVGGYFGTWVPMPDGWGLPLTHDRTGPQGTSLGGGGIIALPAESCGLAETARVVRYLAEESAQQCGPCMFGLPAIATDLAAVAYGRCDPATRQRLSRRIAQVTGRGACRHPDAATKLATSALTTFADDLMTHMDGWTCTGVSRDPILPLPDRRHRDRSWK, from the coding sequence ATGACGATCATGTTGGAACGCGGCACCCGGCAGGGCGCCCCCGGCACCCTGCCCCGGCTCCTGGCCGGCGGCCGGCGGCTGGGCGAGCACCGCGCGACGTACGGGCAGATCCCGCTGCGCCGCTTCGCCGGCGAAGACGGCCGCCGCACGCTGATCCGCGCGATCACCGACGCCGGGCTGCGCGGGCGTGGCGGCGCCGGCTTCCCGACCGGGCGGAAGATGACCAGCGTCGCGGCCGGCGCCAAGCGCCCCGTCGTGATCGCCAACGGCTGCGAGTCGGAGCCCGCCAGCCGCAAGGACAAGATGCTGATGGCGTGCGCGCCGCACCTCGTGATGGACGGCGCGGTGCTGGCCGCGCACGCCGTGGGCGCCGACCGCGTGTACCTCTGCGTGGAGCGCGGCACGAGCATCGCCGACCGCCTGGAGCGCGAGCTCGCCCAGCGCGACGACCCGGTGAAGTGGAAGCTGGTGCGCGTCCCCCGGCGGTACGTGTCCAGCGAGGAGTCCGCCCTCGTCCACCTCATCAACGACGGCGACGGCCGGCCGATGGCGGCGCCCCCTCGGCCGTACGAGAAGGGCGTGGCCGGCCGCCCCACGCTCGTTGACAACGTGGAGACGCTCGCGCACGTGGCGCTGATCGCCGCGTACGGTCCGGGCTGGTTCCGCGAGGTCGGCACCCGCAGCGACCCCGGGTCCACTCTGGTCACCGTCGGCGGCGCGGTGGCCCGCCCGAACGTGTACGAGATCGCGCCCGGCATGCGCCTCGGCGAGGTGCTCGACGCTGCGGGCGGCGCGGTAGAGCCGATCGGCGCGGTGCTGGTGGGCGGCTACTTCGGCACCTGGGTCCCCATGCCCGACGGCTGGGGCCTCCCGCTCACCCACGACCGCACCGGACCGCAGGGCACCAGCCTCGGCGGCGGCGGCATCATCGCCCTGCCCGCCGAGTCGTGCGGCCTGGCCGAGACCGCGCGCGTGGTGCGCTACCTGGCCGAGGAGTCCGCGCAGCAGTGCGGCCCGTGCATGTTCGGCCTTCCGGCGATCGCCACCGACCTGGCCGCCGTGGCGTACGGCCGCTGCGACCCCGCCACGCGCCAGCGGCTGAGCCGCCGCATCGCGCAGGTCACCGGCCGCGGCGCCTGCCGGCACCCGGACGCCGCCACCAAGCTCGCGACGAGCGCGCTGACCACCTTCGCCGACGACCTGATGACCCACATGGACGGCTGGACCTGCACCGGCGTGAGCCGCGACCCCATCCTCCCGCTGCCCGACCGCCGCCACCGCGACCGGAGCTGGAAGTGA
- a CDS encoding FAD:protein FMN transferase yields MTSVRAAPPRAAFPALGTTAVLLVTDAAALAEGERLLRASLAEVDAAYSRFRDDSEIVRLGAYEGRVAPVSPLLAAALHAALRAASATDGLVDLTVGQAMIDLGYDRDFALGPADGDPPAPRPAPGWWRVRLDAATGQVVVPRGVRLDLGSTGKAYAADRAAARIAALGCGVLVSLGGDLATAGPAPEGGWLVGVGDDHRAAAPGDPVVTIRSGALATSSTTQRAWRRGGRAVHHIVDPRTGDLPAPVWRTVSVAARTCVDANAAATAAVVRGEGADAWLDGLGLPARLVGHDGRVVTVGGGDLMPDVSLWHAARASGFVATLLLTATVLLGILGPMRVGTPSWPRFTLAGLHRNISLIALGLLGVHVVSVAVDSYVPITWTDLFVPFISAYHPVWMGIGTVSFDIFLALLVTSMLRPRINPRMWRVLHWSAYLCWPLALVHGLGIGTDALSGWPLGLSVVCALAVLAGVGWRIAAARKKILARLS; encoded by the coding sequence ATGACTTCGGTACGGGCGGCGCCACCTCGCGCCGCCTTTCCCGCGCTCGGCACCACGGCCGTCCTGCTCGTCACCGACGCGGCCGCGCTCGCCGAGGGGGAGCGGCTGCTCCGCGCGAGCCTCGCCGAGGTCGACGCGGCGTACAGCCGGTTTCGGGACGACTCGGAGATCGTGCGGCTCGGCGCGTACGAGGGGCGGGTCGCACCGGTCAGCCCACTGCTCGCCGCCGCGCTCCACGCGGCTCTACGCGCGGCCTCGGCCACCGACGGCCTGGTCGACCTCACGGTCGGCCAGGCCATGATCGATCTCGGCTACGACCGGGACTTCGCGCTCGGCCCCGCCGACGGCGACCCGCCCGCCCCGCGCCCCGCGCCCGGCTGGTGGCGGGTGCGGCTGGACGCGGCCACGGGCCAGGTGGTCGTGCCCCGCGGCGTCCGGCTCGACCTCGGCTCCACCGGCAAGGCGTACGCGGCGGACCGCGCCGCCGCCCGCATCGCCGCGCTCGGCTGCGGTGTGCTCGTCTCGCTCGGCGGCGACCTCGCCACCGCCGGCCCGGCACCCGAGGGTGGCTGGCTCGTCGGCGTCGGCGACGACCACCGCGCGGCGGCGCCCGGCGACCCCGTGGTGACGATCCGCTCCGGCGCGCTCGCCACCTCCAGCACCACCCAGCGGGCGTGGCGGCGGGGTGGCCGCGCGGTGCACCACATCGTCGACCCGCGCACCGGCGACCTGCCGGCACCCGTGTGGCGCACCGTCTCGGTCGCCGCCCGGACCTGCGTGGACGCGAACGCCGCGGCCACCGCGGCGGTCGTCCGCGGCGAGGGCGCGGACGCCTGGCTCGACGGGCTCGGCCTTCCGGCCCGGCTGGTGGGTCACGACGGACGGGTCGTGACCGTCGGGGGTGGAGATCTCATGCCTGACGTGTCGCTCTGGCACGCGGCGCGGGCGAGCGGCTTCGTGGCGACGCTGCTGCTCACCGCCACGGTGCTGCTCGGCATCCTCGGCCCGATGCGGGTGGGCACGCCGAGCTGGCCGCGCTTCACGCTCGCCGGCCTGCACCGCAACATCTCGCTCATCGCGCTCGGCCTGCTCGGCGTGCACGTGGTGAGCGTCGCCGTCGACTCGTACGTGCCGATCACCTGGACGGACCTCTTCGTGCCGTTCATCTCCGCGTACCACCCGGTGTGGATGGGGATCGGCACCGTCTCGTTCGACATCTTCCTGGCGCTGCTGGTGACGAGCATGCTGCGGCCACGGATCAACCCGCGGATGTGGCGGGTGCTGCACTGGTCGGCGTACCTCTGCTGGCCGCTTGCGTTGGTGCATGGACTGGGGATCGGCACCGACGCCTTGTCCGGCTGGCCACTCGGCCTGTCGGTGGTCTGCGCGCTGGCCGTCCTGGCCGGCGTGGGCTGGCGGATCGCCGCGGCCCGCAAGAAGATCCTGGCGAGGCTCTCATGA
- a CDS encoding histidine phosphatase family protein produces the protein MRLVLIRHGESEHGRRALVAGPRGCPGLTQRGREQARALRRRFADEEFTADVLLSSGTPRAQETARILAPSVLAPDVLVDCDLCELHPGDGDGLPIAEFAARYGSFDVQAEPNRVVAPGGECWNDFVTRVRRTTDALPRRFPGRRVVAVSHGGFISWAFLTRFDVPRPGTGAYINPAYTSITEWEYTEPNGPWILMRYNDIAHLE, from the coding sequence ATGCGGTTGGTACTCATCCGTCATGGTGAATCGGAGCACGGGCGCCGCGCGCTCGTCGCCGGGCCGCGCGGTTGCCCCGGGCTCACGCAGCGTGGTCGGGAGCAGGCGCGGGCGTTGCGGCGGCGGTTCGCGGACGAGGAGTTCACGGCGGACGTGCTGCTCTCCAGCGGCACGCCGCGGGCACAGGAGACCGCGCGGATCCTCGCGCCGTCCGTGCTGGCGCCGGACGTCCTCGTCGACTGCGACCTCTGCGAACTGCACCCCGGCGACGGCGACGGGCTGCCGATCGCGGAGTTCGCCGCCCGGTACGGCTCGTTCGACGTGCAGGCCGAGCCCAACCGGGTGGTCGCACCCGGCGGCGAGTGCTGGAACGACTTCGTCACGCGGGTCCGCCGCACCACCGACGCGCTGCCCCGGCGCTTTCCGGGGCGGCGGGTGGTGGCGGTCTCGCACGGCGGGTTCATCTCGTGGGCGTTCCTGACCCGCTTCGACGTGCCCCGGCCGGGGACCGGCGCCTACATCAACCCGGCGTACACGTCGATCACCGAGTGGGAGTACACCGAGCCGAACGGGCCGTGGATCCTCATGCGCTACAACGACATCGCGCACCTGGAGTAA
- a CDS encoding cupin domain-containing protein: MTQPVNLSAALASFDEVYSPRIVARMNDYDVRVAHVRGEHVWHTHEDTDEFFLVLEGRFDVAVRAADGTESTVVLNKGDTYVVPRGVAHKPSSPGGSILMFEPSGTLTTGDHHEGEIPAHVDSTAGHAL; this comes from the coding sequence ATGACGCAACCGGTCAACCTCAGCGCGGCGCTGGCCTCCTTCGACGAGGTGTACAGCCCGCGGATCGTCGCCCGCATGAACGACTACGACGTGCGCGTCGCCCACGTGCGCGGCGAGCACGTCTGGCACACGCACGAGGACACGGACGAGTTCTTCCTGGTGCTGGAGGGGCGCTTCGACGTCGCGGTGCGCGCGGCCGACGGCACCGAGTCCACGGTGGTGCTGAACAAGGGCGACACGTACGTGGTGCCGCGCGGCGTCGCGCACAAGCCCTCGTCGCCCGGCGGCTCGATCCTGATGTTCGAACCCTCGGGCACGCTCACCACCGGCGACCACCACGAGGGGGAGATCCCGGCCCACGTCGACAGCACCGCTGGCCACGCCCTGTAG
- a CDS encoding phosphotransferase family protein, translated as MVDSEERVRALVAAHLPEYRVESVTRLGAGLDNVAYEVNGDLIVRFGSGAGADREARLLTAVGNFSPLPVPVPCFTDSGCLAYPKLRGVPLLDAAGVDGLAVAAALGGFLAALHAAPVERMGKLVATDDLPMDEWRREARETYASVSANVPSAYRRRVETFLETSPPEDPETLAFSHNDLGIEHVLVDPLTGAVTGVIDWSDAAIVDPAFDFGLVYRDLGPAALDAALAAYGGGSEALRARAVFYARCNVFEDLAYGLETSRERYVAKSLVALEWLFA; from the coding sequence ATGGTCGACTCGGAGGAGCGCGTGCGTGCGCTGGTGGCCGCGCACCTCCCCGAGTACCGCGTGGAGTCGGTGACCCGGCTCGGCGCCGGCCTCGACAACGTGGCCTACGAGGTGAACGGCGACCTCATCGTCCGCTTCGGCAGCGGCGCCGGCGCCGACCGCGAGGCGCGGTTGCTCACCGCCGTCGGCAACTTCTCGCCGCTGCCCGTTCCGGTGCCGTGCTTCACGGACTCGGGCTGCCTGGCGTACCCGAAGCTGCGCGGCGTGCCCCTCCTGGACGCCGCCGGCGTCGACGGGCTCGCGGTGGCCGCGGCCCTGGGCGGTTTCCTGGCCGCCCTGCACGCCGCACCGGTCGAGCGGATGGGCAAGCTCGTCGCCACCGACGACCTGCCGATGGACGAGTGGCGGCGCGAGGCGCGGGAGACGTACGCGTCGGTGTCCGCAAACGTGCCGTCGGCGTACCGGCGGCGGGTCGAGACGTTCCTGGAGACCTCGCCGCCCGAAGACCCGGAGACGCTCGCCTTCTCCCACAACGACCTGGGCATCGAGCACGTCCTCGTGGACCCGCTCACCGGCGCGGTCACCGGCGTCATCGACTGGTCCGACGCGGCGATCGTCGACCCGGCGTTCGACTTCGGGCTGGTGTACCGCGACCTCGGCCCGGCCGCGCTGGACGCGGCGCTCGCCGCGTACGGCGGTGGGTCCGAGGCCCTGCGCGCGCGGGCCGTCTTCTACGCGCGGTGCAACGTCTTCGAAGACCTGGCCTACGGCCTCGAGACAAGCCGCGAACGGTACGTGGCCAAGTCGCTCGTCGCGCTGGAGTGGCTGTTCGCGTGA
- a CDS encoding MBL fold metallo-hydrolase, with amino-acid sequence MIVGESACLVVDTRMTHPQGREIAEAVRRVTALPWVVVNTHGHFDHCFGNHAFLPAPIWGHERCAEMLRRDGPVKRAHFAGRAEPPLSADLAAVEIVPPDRTFGGEAAVDLGGRTVHLRHLGRGHTDNDVVVDVPDAAVLFAGDLVEEGYPPVFGDAFPLDWPATMDAVAALATGAVVPGHGAVVDGAFVREQGATLARAAEVAREAYAAGRPVDDAWPDMPLPEDFARQALDRAYRQLRGDPPYDPPEVLAARLGVPYGSTSSRP; translated from the coding sequence CTGATCGTGGGCGAATCCGCCTGCCTCGTCGTGGACACGCGCATGACCCACCCGCAGGGACGGGAGATCGCCGAGGCGGTGCGGCGGGTGACCGCGCTGCCGTGGGTGGTGGTCAACACGCACGGTCACTTCGACCACTGTTTCGGCAACCACGCGTTCCTGCCGGCGCCGATCTGGGGCCACGAGCGCTGCGCCGAGATGCTGCGCCGGGACGGGCCGGTCAAGCGGGCGCACTTCGCGGGTCGCGCCGAGCCGCCCCTCTCCGCCGACCTCGCCGCCGTGGAGATCGTGCCGCCGGACCGCACATTTGGCGGCGAGGCGGCGGTCGACCTCGGCGGCCGCACCGTCCACCTGCGACACCTGGGGCGCGGCCACACCGACAACGACGTGGTGGTGGACGTGCCCGACGCGGCGGTGCTGTTCGCCGGCGACCTTGTCGAGGAGGGCTACCCGCCGGTGTTCGGCGACGCGTTTCCGCTGGACTGGCCGGCCACGATGGACGCCGTCGCCGCGCTGGCCACCGGCGCGGTGGTGCCCGGGCACGGCGCGGTGGTCGACGGGGCGTTCGTCCGGGAGCAGGGCGCCACGCTCGCGCGGGCGGCCGAGGTGGCGCGCGAGGCGTACGCGGCGGGCCGCCCGGTCGACGACGCGTGGCCGGACATGCCGCTGCCCGAGGACTTCGCGCGGCAGGCGCTGGACCGCGCGTACCGGCAGCTGCGCGGCGACCCGCCCTACGACCCGCCGGAGGTGCTCGCCGCCCGGCTGGGCGTGCCCTACGGCTCGACCAGCAGCCGCCCGTAG
- a CDS encoding tetratricopeptide repeat protein yields the protein MWEERVAEAWQRIDEFEPEEFRALIESLASELPAGSAEADFERACAFDSTGVPERAVPLYRAALATGLTGERRRRATIQLASSLRNLGSPQESVALLEQERDRTSDHLDDAVRCVLALALTDLGREREAVSLLLIAIAPHLPRYQRSMANYGRLLVEP from the coding sequence ATGTGGGAAGAGCGGGTCGCCGAGGCGTGGCAGCGGATCGACGAGTTCGAGCCGGAGGAGTTCCGGGCGCTCATCGAGTCGCTTGCCAGCGAGCTGCCGGCGGGGAGCGCGGAGGCTGACTTCGAGCGGGCGTGCGCGTTCGACTCCACGGGCGTCCCGGAGCGGGCGGTGCCGCTCTACCGCGCGGCGCTCGCCACCGGGCTCACCGGTGAGCGGCGGCGGCGGGCGACCATCCAGCTGGCCAGCTCGCTGCGCAACCTCGGCAGTCCACAGGAGAGCGTCGCGCTGCTGGAGCAGGAGCGGGACCGCACCTCCGACCACCTCGACGACGCCGTCAGGTGCGTGCTCGCGCTCGCCCTCACCGACCTGGGCCGCGAGCGGGAGGCGGTGTCGCTGCTGCTGATCGCGATCGCTCCGCACCTGCCGCGCTACCAGCGCTCGATGGCCAACTACGGGCGGCTGCTGGTCGAGCCGTAG
- a CDS encoding response regulator transcription factor, giving the protein MIRLLLADDQALVRGALAALLSLEPDLEVVAEVGRGDEVVEAARAHRPDVALLDVEMPGLDGLAATAALRAALPSCKVLVVTTFGRPGYLRRAMAAGASGFVVKDTPARQLADAVRRVAAGLRVVDPGLAAESLAAGDSPLTAREADVLRAARDGGTIADLAAALGLSEGTVRNHLSAAIGKTGARTRAEAVRLADASGWL; this is encoded by the coding sequence GTGATCCGCCTCCTCCTCGCCGACGACCAGGCGCTCGTGCGCGGTGCGCTGGCCGCTCTGCTGTCCCTCGAGCCGGACCTGGAGGTGGTGGCCGAGGTCGGCCGCGGTGACGAGGTCGTCGAGGCGGCCCGCGCCCACCGGCCCGACGTGGCGCTGCTCGACGTCGAGATGCCCGGCCTCGACGGGCTCGCCGCCACCGCCGCCCTGCGCGCCGCGCTGCCGTCGTGCAAGGTGCTTGTCGTCACCACGTTCGGCCGGCCCGGCTACCTGCGCCGCGCGATGGCCGCCGGCGCCAGCGGCTTCGTGGTCAAGGACACGCCCGCGCGGCAGCTCGCCGACGCCGTACGCCGCGTCGCCGCCGGCCTCCGCGTCGTCGACCCGGGGCTCGCCGCCGAGTCCCTCGCCGCGGGGGACAGCCCGCTCACCGCCCGCGAGGCCGACGTGCTGCGCGCCGCCCGCGACGGCGGCACGATCGCCGACCTGGCCGCCGCGCTGGGCCTGTCCGAGGGCACCGTGCGCAACCACCTCTCGGCCGCGATCGGCAAGACCGGCGCCCGTACCCGCGCCGAGGCCGTCCGCCTCGCCGACGCGTCGGGCTGGCTCTGA
- a CDS encoding sensor histidine kinase — MSSVRSVRGRVFHLWYGVWLVYLIEPLVQAWREDRPAVRALGVVAVGLFAAIFIWFFSAFRRAREQRRPIPGWWGWASVAAMFALSLAIMPAIGESALGMYAFIAVVALFALPRRAAVALAAALVLAPSVVPYAVPGWEPRFDLSFSIFLACLIVLGVTQLLKRNSELAAAREEIARLAVADERNRLARDLHDLLGHSLTVVAVKAELAGRLVRLAPERAEEEIGDVERLARQSLRDVRAAVAGYAQASLAAELAGAQAALTSAGIEADLPEDVEQVPPERRELFGWVVREGVTNVVRHSGAKRCRIRVTPREVEVTDDGHGPDGASTGRGLAGLRERAEAAGGSLTVGRAPERGFTLRVRVP; from the coding sequence ATGAGTAGCGTTCGCAGCGTGCGGGGACGCGTCTTCCACCTCTGGTACGGGGTCTGGCTGGTCTACCTGATCGAGCCGCTCGTCCAGGCGTGGCGCGAGGACAGGCCGGCCGTGCGCGCGCTCGGCGTGGTGGCGGTCGGTCTGTTCGCGGCGATCTTCATCTGGTTCTTCTCCGCGTTCCGCCGCGCCCGCGAGCAGCGCCGCCCGATACCCGGCTGGTGGGGGTGGGCGAGCGTGGCCGCGATGTTCGCGCTCTCCCTGGCGATCATGCCGGCGATCGGGGAGAGCGCGCTCGGCATGTACGCCTTCATCGCCGTCGTCGCGCTCTTCGCCCTGCCCCGCCGCGCGGCCGTCGCGCTGGCGGCGGCGCTGGTGCTGGCGCCCTCGGTCGTGCCGTACGCGGTACCCGGCTGGGAGCCCCGCTTCGACCTCAGCTTCTCCATCTTCCTGGCCTGCCTGATCGTGCTCGGCGTGACCCAGCTGCTCAAGCGCAACTCGGAGCTCGCCGCCGCCCGCGAGGAGATCGCCCGCCTCGCGGTCGCCGACGAGCGCAACCGCCTCGCCCGCGACCTGCACGACCTGCTCGGCCACTCGCTCACCGTGGTCGCGGTCAAGGCCGAGCTGGCCGGCCGGCTCGTGCGCCTGGCGCCGGAACGCGCCGAGGAGGAGATCGGCGACGTCGAGCGGCTCGCCCGCCAGTCGCTGCGGGACGTGCGCGCGGCCGTCGCCGGGTACGCACAGGCGTCGCTGGCCGCCGAGCTCGCCGGCGCGCAGGCCGCGCTCACTTCGGCGGGCATCGAGGCCGACCTGCCCGAGGACGTGGAGCAGGTGCCGCCGGAGCGTCGCGAGCTGTTCGGCTGGGTCGTGCGGGAAGGTGTCACAAACGTGGTGCGCCACAGCGGTGCCAAGCGCTGCCGGATCCGCGTCACGCCGCGGGAGGTCGAGGTCACCGACGACGGCCACGGCCCGGACGGCGCGTCCACCGGGCGGGGCCTGGCCGGGCTGCGGGAGCGGGCGGAGGCCGCCGGCGGCTCGCTCACCGTCGGCCGCGCGCCGGAGAGGGGGTTCACTTTGCGGGTACGGGTGCCGTGA